Proteins co-encoded in one Chroicocephalus ridibundus chromosome 6, bChrRid1.1, whole genome shotgun sequence genomic window:
- the OSTN gene encoding osteocrin yields the protein MLQFQLVVVHLALVITLLQWHSSSVLLTEAAPEPLEPSAAPGMGAHPTASEEKSATNLAAKLFLLDELVSLENEVTETKKKRSFPGFGSPIDRISSTSVDAKGKQRKAVELPKRRFGVPLDRIGVSRLGNTKGTSARND from the exons ATGCTGCAGTTCCAGCTTGTCGTGGTGCATTTGGCCCTTGTGATTACCCTGCTGCAGTGGCACTCTAGCTCAGTGCTCCTCACGGAGGCAGCGCCAGAG CCTTTGGAACCTTCTGCTGCTCCAGGCATGGGAGCACATCCCACTGCCAGCGAAGAGAAGTCAGCCACCAACCTGGCAGCCAAACTATTCCTTCTTGATGAGCTGGTGTCTCTGGAGAATGAGGTGACCGAgaccaagaagaaaagaagtttccCAGGATTTGGCTCCCCGATTGACAGGATTTCTTCAACCTCTGTGGATGCTAAAGGCAAACAGAG GAAAGCGGTGGAGCTGCCTAAGAGACGGTTTGGAGTTCCTCTCGACCGAATCGGAGTGAGCCGTCTCGGCAACACCAAGG GTACTTCTGCTCGGAATGATTGA
- the UTS2B gene encoding urotensin-2B, translating to MLLGGGNMEKMWSVQLSLGVLTILTMTAYLPSTHGEPFLLQENRVLPEREDTNHEDTLLTLLLNKKLAWRRPENIDWELAKKFEELEQLEKLKDQLSNEEGSEVAYALESLSASQPKKRACFWKYCI from the exons ATGCTTTTGGGTGGTGGGAACATGGAGAAGATGTGGTCTGTCCAGCTGTCCCTTGGAGTGCTAACCATCTTGACCATGACTGCGTATCTCCCATCTACACATGGGGAGCCTTTTTTACTACAAG AGAACCGAGTGCTTCCGGAGAGAGAAGACACAAATCATGAGGACACACTGCTGACTCTGCTTCTTAATAAGAAACTCGCATGGCGGAGACCGGAAAATATTG ACTGGGAGCTGGCAAAGAAGTTTGAAGAGCTTGAACAG ctggAGAAATTGAAGGATCAGCTCTCAAATGAGGAAGGGTCAGAGGTGGCCTACGCCTTGGAAAGTCTCTCCGCATCCCAGCCCAAAAAACGCG CCTGCTTTTGGAAATACTGCATATGA